ATGAGTCAAATGAGTAGTATGCCCGAATACCCAGTACTCACGAATACCGTGTTCAtatcaagatggccgccgcgtGCCCGTGAATTCCACGAGGCCGTAGAGCGTTCAAGAGCGCCGCCCTTGCGGCCGCGACGATACCTTTGTCGATAACGCAGTGATACCCACCGTCTACgcgtattttattttttttttctcaagcatttaattaaaaaacacacacacacacacacacacacacacacacacaaacacaaaaaaccCCACCGTCTATGCGGCATTGCGTCACCAAAGTGGATTTGGAGAAGGGCCGCAAAGGGCATCATATGAATCATAATTGTTGATGTTCCCACGCCCTTCATCCTCCAACCCCACCAGAAAATCATCGTCCGATGTCATGAAGGATATAACAATTCATTAAAGGCACTGGGGAGGTGAGAAACTTCTCGTTTCCATTGATTGCCACTTGCCATTGTAAAGTAAACATATAGGCATATTAtactaacaaaaaatgtaagaaGCATATAGCCTTAAGCTAAATTACAaagatttaattattttttagtagATTTTCACCAGtaaccatttttaaaagctcTTAACATTCACAGTTTTTGTTAGGGTACAAATAATCTTACACCAACATTTCTGAAATATAGCATATGATTGAAAAATTATTGTAATCTATTGACAGGCCGGGAGAAGTGTTTTAGtaagtattaattaaaattaattaaaagtattaattagttTCCATGTATATTATCAGTGGCTTGTGTATCTAAGACacttacataaaaataatatttttaatttatttttgattaatctTACTATTACCAGTTCTTCTGACAAATTATTGAGTTTTAGAGAAAAACTATTAAGGAAACACTATTTATTGCGATTCAATCAGAAGATATCAAAGTTGAATTAAGTGGGAATGAATGTATTTTTGCCCTTATCTCTGTACAGTCACAATAACAGATTAcaacattaaaattacattacagtGACACCAGATGTCATTCGTCCAGTACAATGTCCATGATGGCTTTTGTGTTCTGTTTCCACAATCCTTTATATTGTCTTTTAGATCAAGTTCTGTCCTTTCAGGCAACAGTTGGCCCTCTCACATTTTCCTCAGTGCTAAACTCTTAAAGCTGTAAAAGCCACATTGACAgcacttttattatttaatgttagttGTTTTTAGTGTATATTAATTCTGACTGCTGccttttctgtttatttgttgaaACACCTTCCAGATCCATATAACagatacattaaataaatagtcTCTCTCAGCGGTCATTGTGACCAAATACTCTCTCAGAGTATCAAAGTGCAATAATGAAAGTGTCCAGCACCAAAtaaccaaagaaaaaaataaaaataaaaaaataaagtcagtggTATCACTATATAGAAAAAGTTTGCTTTAATTTAAATTCTGGCCAAAGGTGATACCAGCCACCAAGTACTGGCCTAACAAATCTAATAGTGTTAAATTTGTATCACTTTAATCTATTACAGTAATATATGTCTGTTCATTCCCTTTTCCTCAGGGCTACGTCCAGAGAAAGGCAGGGTCCTTTAGAACCAGCGCCAGGTGCTGGTTAAAAGGCCTGTAGAAGTTCTGCAGGATCTCCTTGGTTATGGATAGCATTGGGCCAAGATTTCGATTGGCTGGTCGTCTTGTGTTGGAGGCAGGGCTCTTCGTGATGTCTGCTTCCTTCTGCAGAGTAAGAGGACCTGAAAGGTCGATGAAGCACAAACACACGGTCAGTGAAATAATAGATTCTTGCACTTATTTGTACATAATGACAAatttatgaagacttcagaggttaaacaaacagacacacatttTCGTACTTAATTTATGTAAAAGCATGAAAACTACGTAACTCACCCAACTGAAGAAATTTAAAGACTCTCCGCATTGTGATTTTCCGGTTGGCAGCATGATCCTCCAGTCGTAGGATGAGTATCTGCTCTCTGCTGAAAACACTTAGCCAGTCTAGCAGGTACATGACATACAGTCCCACCTGAAGCCTCACCTACAAAAAGGAGAAATACAGTGCCACActctttttaaataatactataattaaataatttgaagTCATCTTGTGGCCCCCAGGGATGTTAGTTGAAGTGAATGCATGAGTTCACCAACAGAGGGACCCAAAGGTTCAGTATAACATTTAGCAGTGAGACAatccttcatttttttttatttcataacatAATTTTATGTATTGCTATATATCATGGTGATATAGTTACtatatctttttaaaaatagcttcTGATGTAAACATTTCAACTAATTTTCCTTGATATGAAGATAAAAAAATTCGGCCATCAAAAAGTGTCCACCACACTGCTGTTTTCAGATAATGTTATACCAATAAATTAACATCTAtcgattatatattataattctgGATAAAGCTATAATGGTTTACTATGGTCCacaaaatgacaataaatttAGTTATAGTGAAATAACAATTCAAATGATACCTTCAGAATATAACAGACATTCTCAATTCGATTCTGAATGGTGCAACAACCCTCTATTTGCATTATATTCaatgttgggtaagttactctaaaatgtaataaattattagcttacatcttcaacagtgtaattagattactgtactaattaccctctctaaaaagtaatgcattacttattactaataattttgtaaatcccatatcaacctcAGCTAGTTATaaggatagacatgaaactgctcttttaatataataaataatataaaattgcttataaaacggttaattcctgtccttgattctgattggtcaatagctctgttttattcacgataaaacacggctctgaccacttcacccaacggttctgtgtatcactacacaacgcccttagcaaccactcttagcaatgtaaactgtatgttctcgattgatattgttcattgaagcttactgtattatgtagaagagtgttgtgagaaaaagactgagtgagcgagtttattacctgcattcagatttagcatcttccttcaggtcagtcctatgttcataataaaaaatctgtttaaatgtccgatgtattatcctgtccttttaacagttaaggagttctgacagcgctagtcaaagcatttgtcagttgcgtcttgttctcaacaattcagtcttttcaatggaaaagtcttcgctactgactgacacactcataaagacagtctttgccgccatctaatggcgtaataatgtaacttgttgctgttcacggtcagcgACTATTTTctgcttcgcgtcgtgcctaacaacgcccttcagccgtgacttattcacgatacagcacagactctcgtaccttattgcttacataaattattcttgaactgaccaaagtatttaaagttaaatttaaaattaaaaacatacattttaacattagacgTTAAATTTTTGacgttaaatccactattgttttatgtagaattgttctatagtctatccagtatttaatgcaaagcaactaattaaattacagaaaaattaagagtgatccattactttaatttttcaagggaaaagtaattaaataacagtaaataattaCTTGAGTATCTCTGATTATATTACATCCAATTTACTGTACCAGACTAAGCAGCAATGATGCAGCAATCCAGAGTTTTGCTGCTTCATCAACCCGCTTTACCAGCATCACAGCCATAAATCATTCATGACTTTAATCCCCAGATCAGTGCAGCAAAACAATGTACTTTTCAAAACACATTTAGTTTTCTCTAAAACTGCTTTCATTTCACCTTCCAACAGCTTTCTCAAGAGGTGAAGATCATCTACTGGCTGCACAGCTTTGGGGAAGAGCCAGAACAGCTCATCCCCTGGTGGGTATATCTTATCTACACGGCTGCACCTGGTGGCTAAACCAATTACATCATATCACACTGAACAAAATCTGACTCTGACTCACACCAGCCGCCTTTGGTGCCCATCCCTAATGAGAATTACCAACTGTGATGCTTTGGGGAGAAATATCATCTATCGTTCAGAAGATAATATCTTAAGGAGTTGAAGGAATCGTTTTAGAAACTTGACAGCCCCTGTTTCCAGTTCACTTTCAATGCATCATTACTAcatcttttttaaatcacaaaggtttggaacgacatgaggttgagtaaatgatgacagaattttcatttttaggtgtactatccctttaagattgcaatatcatataaaatattcacatttgAGGTGATCATGATTCATGTTGCACTCACAGGCATCAGGTTGTTGAGAGTGGTGTTGTAAATGCAGGAACGGATGGACCTCTCAGCCAAGCAGCCCTCAAACAGATGCAGCGATTCTGATACTCGCTCATGAAAATCCTCCACAGATTTATTAGCCATGCCGAAGTACAGATAGTCTGAGTAAAGCCTGTTCTCCCACACGCAAATACACACAGTGCACAAACACAATAAAAGGTAAGAGGACAATCTAAAGAGCATCTCTCACACAGTAGCCTACTACTTGTTATGATATCTGAACCATAGTGATAAATATACCTAATCTTATTTGAAAAGTGGATTAGTACCTCTCTACTGGGTCTCTGAGCATCACAATGAATCTGGCATCTGGTTGGACAGCATGAATGAAGTCTTGCACCAGAAAAGGAGGCTCCACCCCCTTTCCATTGTCGTAGAAATAAACCCAAGCGTTATTGTCCCACATTGTTGATGCGCTCGcttcacctgtcaatcaaaaaatgtgtattaaaatattagttAAAGTTTACAACCCTGCTTGATCCCAACCaacttaatatttcattttaagacaGGAATAATCTGATGAATGATGTTCGTTTTTCTTTTTGACTGTGTTGTAATTTTCCAGGcctctaattttattttaatacctcTGGTATGAGTCATAACAAGAGGACAGACCTTAACTATAACATCTGGCACCCCTAATGAGAATGTCTGTGTTTCTAGATGATGCTAATTTAATTGGAGAACTTTCAGCAGCAGCCTCAAAAACTATAGGCCTACAATACCTAAAACTGGGGTTCATGAGGGAACTGCATGGAGTTTGTGAGTTGATGGAAAGctaatcattaattaaattatgaatcattttaaaataaaaacaaaataaagcaaaatatttatttgtttactctgcctgcatgtcatgtgactattaactgacatcagagaaccatgaacatgccaatgtgttgttaaatatttgaaatattatcttaaaatctcagggggtacttaaagtaaatattttatgtcagAGAGGTTCGGCTTACAAATAGTTTGGGAATCTCTGCCTTAAAGAAAGGGCCTACACAagtaactaaacctaaaacacaattaaaatgaataaatattaccaATTATGATGTCAACTTTTTTGTGGCTTTTGGAGGAGTTGCTCATCAAGTGatcttgaatctgattggctgcttgGTCAAAAAGGTCCAGGTAGTCATTCAGTGGATAGGGGTTATTAAAACCATTACTCAACCTGATGATACCTTAAACCAGGGGGAAACAAAGTACAATTATTTCAGTTGTAAAAGAGCTTGCAAACAGAATTACAGGGCATCTGTTCTGTAGCTGTAAAATTTGTGAAATAAACTAAATGTGATAGAACCCAATGATCTGTCTAACATTAAGCAGATGCTTTGCATTGAAAGAAAATGGGAGTGATGTGAAGGATGAACATTTTGCTGGCAAAAAGACCAACCAGCatcatatatttacatatttgatTTATCTTTTTTGTGAAACTCACCAAACCTCTTTCGTGTCCACCAGTGTGGTTCCTTCATAGTGGTGAAATGGACCTCTGGATGTAGCCGTAACCGGTCGTAGAGATCTGTGGTGCCACACTTGGGCTGACCGATGATGTAAAAGAAGGGCAGGCAGCGCAGGCGGTAATGTCTACCTGCATGCTGATGCAGGTGAGCTGGAAACGCCCTGCGCAGGTGGTCATATATTGCTTGGAAGCGCTTTGAGTAAAGGGTATACAAGTTTTTCCTATATGGATCGGCCGTGATATTCCCAAAGAATTCTTCATACCAGCAGGGGTTCTTCAGATGGGGAAGAAATTTTCGAGGAATTGCAGTGAATATCTGTGGACGAGAAAGACCAGAAGGCTTATAATAGTAAACTAAGATTTGACAGAGTATAGCttgcacatttttatatataaaggtgtgtatttactttatataccataccattcaaaagtttggggtcagtaagtttgtATTGATCTTAATtgagattttattaattaagaaatgaatacttttattcagcaaggaggcattaaattgatgtgaagtggcagtaaagacatttatcatgttacaaaagatttctataaaaaaaaaaatgctgtttgaaCTTTCCAATTCAACTCATGAAGAATTACTGATATATCCTTTGACTTTAAAACTCTCTATGTAAATTAAGTTTGCCAcccatttttataaaaattatatggCATTATCATGAGCTATGAAATTGTTTAAATTTGGTTTGGCATGATATTATTTAGTAGGGATGCtccaatattaaagggttagttcacctaaaaatgaaagtcattaattactcaccctcatgtcgttccaaacccgtaagactttcattcattttcaaaacacaaatgaagatctttttgatgaaatctgagagctttctgtccctccatagacagctacgcgaCTACCAATTTGAcgcatcaaaaagttcataaaaagatcgtaaaactaatccataagaATTGAGCCGTTTAgtccagattttctgaagagacacaatcgctttatatgatgaacagattgaatttaggcttatattcacatataaacattcatcaactcacacaatggaagctcaagcatgtttgcttgacgtgcgagaaccaatgaggttgaTTCTCGTGTGtcacgcagcacatttgagcttccagaagaggttcGTTCTTGCACATCAaacaggttcggttgagcttttatgttcgctgatcaatgttctaatgtgaataaaagcctaaagtAAATCTGTtgatcatataaagcgatcgagtctcttcagaaaatttagactaaaccactcgattatggattagttttacgatcgctttatgaactttttgaagtgccAAAATGGTAGtcgcatagctgtctatggaggaacagaaagctctccgatttcatcaaaaagatcttcatttgtgtttcgaagatgaacgaaagtctgctgggtttggaacgacatgatggtgagtaattaatgacagaattttcattttgggtgaactaaccctttaaagttctGATATTCTAAATCTATATTTATAACACAAAAAACTTGCTCTGACATACGCTCTAACAAgggttaaatatttaatataattgctATCTATAATCTAAAGCTTAAAattcaaatgttatttatgatttttttttattaattgtaaaaaaaaatccagtataTTTTGCAATTGTATATAACAATGTAACTCAAATGCACATACGTTtgcttctttctctctcacttctCCCAGGTCAGGCACTTTTCTACGACTGAAATCCACTTTGGCCACAATGCTCCTCACCACCTCTCTCACCACTGTGTAGTCAGTACTGAAGGACAGATTGAGGGGCTGCTGTGCCGGATGAGACACTACAGTAAGGTGATACGGTGAAGGCGTTAAAAAGAGCCCTTTCTGGTCCCTCGTCAAGATGTAGGATGCCATGATTAGGACAGTTACTGTAAGTCCAAAAAGGAAGCTTAAGATTTTGATTTTCCTTAAAGACCCGAGTGTCCGCGGGCCCCATGCCTGATGTTGTGCTCTGTTGTATTCTATGACAGTCCATACACTCGTCCACCTGTTGCTGGGCTTGTTTTTGCAGTACTCCAGGTTTTTTTCAGGGGCGTTTAGAAGGCCATACTTGTGGTCCATTTTTGTGTTACATTAGATGTTTTCTTTGCATATAAAGTGAATCCCATCAATGTGAGTTATTGTACAAGGTCTGCTCCATCATAGCGCTCAGTGCACCATAACCCAAAAGATCTGTGTTTTGCCAATGAAATCAACATCTTTCGTGCAGCAGATGCTGTGTGGCTTCAGGTCATTGTTTATGATGGGATGTTTGTGGGCATGAAGACAGACAGTGGAATGAGCAGGGCTTCCCGCACACGTGGCGAGGGGCAAGACGTGTGGGAGACGATTGGAGCACTCCTTCAATTTAGCTGCCACAAATGACACAACGGCAGCGGGGTTGACAGCGCACCAGCACAAACACACTGCAGATTTAGTTGTCAAGGTCACAAACGACCCAACAGCAGCTCAGATAACAGAAAGGTCTATTCCTGCAAgacaaaaaaagcaataaaccaTAAATACACAAAGTTGGTTCATTGATTTAAATCTTGGAGGCAGTGGATGTTGGTTTCTGTCTCTCACACATGCCAGTAACTCTGTGATGGGGTTTGGATAAGCATCAGAGAAAGAATGGCAGGAAGATCACACAGGCCACAGACTGTGTGGCATATGGTGTGGGTGGGTATGTATGTACGGCTGCacagtgtatgtgtgttgtttgtgttttggAGAGTTTAATCCATTTAGACATGATAGCCTCAGGACATGCCTAATTAAGAACATAGTAGACCAGCTGCAAGCTAatagatacatttatttgacaaCCTCCACTCCCTCTCTTTCACTGTTCTGCTCTCTGTGTCTTTCTTACTTACTGTTTCTTTCATTCCTGTAGTCtcagaaaaaaggtacaaaagtcACTGGGAAGGTACCCATTCAAAACATACATATTGGTACCAAAATTGTACATATTAGAacctaaatggtacatattagaaCCTTTTTAAAGGGTACTGTCTCATTGACAAGAGTGTGGCAATGATACAAATGATATAAGAAATAGGTTGTGAAATGAAAGCGGAAATTCAGAGAAAAGAGATGGCAAAGGGTGAGGAGGAGATGGAAATGCAGGGAGGTTTGAGGGGGTCTAACCTGCCCTAATTAAGGCCTGGACACACCAAAggaagtcaaaaacaaaaggcTTAGTGTCTTAAGGCCAATTCATGCCACACGTTTGTTGGGTTTTGCCtgatcagtgtgttacccctgtTGGCGTCTGTTGGAGTTGGTCGGAGTTTGTTTTCTCCTGACTGATAATGTTTAATCAGTGTTTGTTGGTGTCTTTTGGGGCAGTGCGAACAtgacagttatttttcataaaattctaaAATCCAACTGGCAacttgtttgttggtgtttgttggtttttgtctgtgcggtgtgaattggTCTTTAGAAGTATTTATGCATACAGAAGTTGTATAGAATTATTTATGCATACAAGTATACgctatttacactactgtttgggttgtaagatttttttacagtttaaaataactgttttctatcttattatattttaaaatgtaatgtattcctgtgatggcaaagctgaattttcagcatcattactccagtcttcagtgtcacatgatccttcagaaatcgttttaatatgctgatttgctgtgctgcttaatattttgtggaaactgtgaaacAGTTTTTTTCCAAATCATTCTTTGAATCAGACATTTTCTTTACTGGCagttttgatcgatttaatgcatccttgctggatAAAGTATTCCTTTCTGTTACGAAAGGACAGCACTGAGCACAGAGAGTGAGGATCCAAGTGCAGTTTAATGAGAACATCCATGTGCAGTTTAATGAGCAGTTTAATGAGAACGTACATCCACAGTCATAGTCCAAAAACCAGGCAGAGGGTCAAAGCACAAGTTATCAGTCCAAATCCAAGACAAGGCAGATATCAGAACCAGGAACAACAAGACTACTCAGAAAACTGTCAGTAACACAAAAACATCTGAGGTTACTGGCATAACCTATGTTctctgaatagggaacgagacgctgcgtagCTATGACGCAATGGGAACGCCCTCTGGGTGTGCCAATTGTCTGAAGCCTGTATAGAATCACGCCAATTCATTGGCTGATGGCGCGGGCGCCGCCCCGACGCTCGTACTTCGCCATCCTATACTGATGAACGCGCCATCTGCTCCTCAGATTTCTCTGCCGAAAAATGCCACTTGTCGATTTATGTGAGACACCACTGGCATGTTGTCCGTCCTGACAATGACGTGGTGTCCCCTGAGAAAGGGGAGAATGTGCagcattttgcaacatctatctttttccattcttcaagaatgacctcttttagagactggatgctagatggagagtgatgctcaacttgtctcttcaaaattccccataggtgttcgaccTGAAGTGGGACAATCACATTGACTCCATTGTGAAAAAGGCTCAGCAGAGACTGTACTTCCTGAGCCAGCTGAGGAAGTTCAACCTGCCAGAGGTGCTGCTGACACAGTTTTACTCAGCTGTTATTGAGTCAGTTCTGTGTACTTCTATAACTGTTTGGTTTGGGTCAGCCTGCAAATCAGATATAAGAAGACTGTAACAGACTGTTAGGACAGCTGAAAGCATAATTGGTGTGCACCTGCCCAACCTTCAGGACTTGTACAACTCTAAAGTGAAGAAACAGGCATATAACATCATCACAGACCCCTCTCACCCCAGACACAACCTGTTTGCACTTCTGCCGTCAGACATCTAGGCATAAGAacagtttttttccccatgcTATCTCCAGCTTAAACAGCTAACATAGCAATTACCCCAGTTTTAGTATTCACTTTTAGTACTTGAGATAGAGTAAAAAATTagttgtgtaaatatatatatatatatatatatatattattctactgctgtatatacaatatatacatattgcaCAAATCTGTcttctgttatttattatttttttcttatcaggagccactgagtcactttcaccctgttcttcttcgaaaatccaacagtggccttagatgtgtgtttaggatcattggcatgttggaaaagtgcacaacgaccaagggcacggagtgatggtagcatcttctctttcagtatagagcagtacatctgtgaattcatgatgccatcaatgaaatgcagctccagCACTCAtgagcagcactcatgcagccccacataaggacactgacaccaccatgtttcactgtaggcaccatgcatttttctttgtattcctcacctttgcgatgccatacagtt
This window of the Ctenopharyngodon idella isolate HZGC_01 chromosome 17, HZGC01, whole genome shotgun sequence genome carries:
- the chst15 gene encoding carbohydrate sulfotransferase 15, which produces MDHKYGLLNAPEKNLEYCKNKPSNRWTSVWTVIEYNRAQHQAWGPRTLGSLRKIKILSFLFGLTVTVLIMASYILTRDQKGLFLTPSPYHLTVVSHPAQQPLNLSFSTDYTVVREVVRSIVAKVDFSRRKVPDLGEVREKEANIFTAIPRKFLPHLKNPCWYEEFFGNITADPYRKNLYTLYSKRFQAIYDHLRRAFPAHLHQHAGRHYRLRCLPFFYIIGQPKCGTTDLYDRLRLHPEVHFTTMKEPHWWTRKRFGIIRLSNGFNNPYPLNDYLDLFDQAANQIQDHLMSNSSKSHKKVDIIIGEASASTMWDNNAWVYFYDNGKGVEPPFLVQDFIHAVQPDARFIVMLRDPVERLYSDYLYFGMANKSVEDFHERVSESLHLFEGCLAERSIRSCIYNTTLNNLMPVRLQVGLYVMYLLDWLSVFSREQILILRLEDHAANRKITMRRVFKFLQLGPLTLQKEADITKSPASNTRRPANRNLGPMLSITKEILQNFYRPFNQHLALVLKDPAFLWT